A stretch of DNA from Candidatus Bathyarchaeia archaeon:
CGGTGATCACAGCGTTTGGCCTAAACTGTAAGATGCGGTCCGACGGCCGCCCAAAACCGCCAAAATGTTCGCTTTCATTGGGCACTACTTGAACGTTTAAAATGTTGCCTTCTTCAAGGTCCACGATGATAAAATACGGTGCCCTTCCAAAATGTTCTGAAAGCCTAGCGTTAAGCCCATTTCCATCTTCAGCTGGAATAACGACTCGCTCCCTCATTTTATCACCTCCCTTTTTCTCACTTACCAAGGTCTTCTACTCCAACCACGACCCCCGCTGGCACCTATTCCAAAATGTCCCCCTACAGTTGGGGCGTTCGCTTCCTTCAGCTCTCCCCGCTTATATTTTTCAACAACTTCTCTAACAGTTCCGAAGGCACCAGTAACAATTTTTATGCCAGCCGCCAACAAAGCCTGAAAAGCTTTAGGTCCAACATTCCCAGTTATGAGCACTTCAACGCCTTTGACTACTATGGTTTGAGCTGCTTGTATTCCTGCCCCTCCCATAGCTTCTGCAGCCCGATTTGGAACAACTTCAAATTGCATGGTTTCCGAGTCTACTATG
This window harbors:
- a CDS encoding NifB/NifX family molybdenum-iron cluster-binding protein, with the protein product MRERVVIPAEDGNGLNARLSEHFGRAPYFIIVDLEEGNILNVQVVPNESEHFGGFGRPSDRILQFRPNAVITVGMGPRALSIFQEAKVAVLKANASIVKEVIEAYRQDKLEELTEGCHHAHHR
- a CDS encoding NifB/NifX family molybdenum-iron cluster-binding protein yields the protein MKICVSAAAGDLNALLDPRFGRCPYFVIVDSETMQFEVVPNRAAEAMGGAGIQAAQTIVVKGVEVLITGNVGPKAFQALLAAGIKIVTGAFGTVREVVEKYKRGELKEANAPTVGGHFGIGASGGRGWSRRPW